The DNA segment TATTTACGTATCTGCATATCGCAAATGATGAGGCCTTCGCAAAGGCATTGTTAGAATCAAAGACTACAGCTATTGCATATGAAACTGTTAGAGATAGAAAAGGCGGTCTGCCGCTGTTAACACCGATGAGTGAGGTTGCCGGACGTATGGCGGTACAGGTTGGTGCGACCATGCTGCAGAAAAACAATGGCGGACGCGGCCTTCTGCTGGGAGGTGTTCCAGGTGTATTCCCAGCTGAGGTTGTTATCATCGGCGGAGGCACGGTTGGATTAAATGCAGCTAAGATTGCCTGCGGACTCGGTGCCATCGTTACAATTTTTGATATCAGTGCGGATCGCATGGGCTACATTGATGACATATCCGGTGGAACGATTCATACAGCCTATAATAACGAATACAATCTGCGCAGAGCGTTGCGCACAGCCGATCTTGTCATCGGTGCTGTTTTGGTGCCGGGGGCAAAGGCTCCAAAAATCGTGACGGAGGACATGGTAAAAACGATGAAGGCAGGAAGTGCCATTGTCGATGTCGCAATCGATCAGGGTGGCTGCATTGAAACAAGTGACCATATCACAACACATGATAATCCGTATTTTGAACGATATGGCGTTATGCATTATTCCGTGGCAAACATGCCGGGAGCTGTTCCGCGTACCTCTACCATGGCCTTATCCAATGCGACCCTGCCGTATATCC comes from the Erysipelotrichaceae bacterium 66202529 genome and includes:
- the ald gene encoding alanine dehydrogenase; this translates as MKIGIPKEIKNNENRVSCTPAGVFALCKAGHEVYVETNAGAGSGFSDQEYEAAGAQIRGVDEVFAEADLIVKVKEYLPKEYHYLREDQMVFTYLHIANDEAFAKALLESKTTAIAYETVRDRKGGLPLLTPMSEVAGRMAVQVGATMLQKNNGGRGLLLGGVPGVFPAEVVIIGGGTVGLNAAKIACGLGAIVTIFDISADRMGYIDDISGGTIHTAYNNEYNLRRALRTADLVIGAVLVPGAKAPKIVTEDMVKTMKAGSAIVDVAIDQGGCIETSDHITTHDNPYFERYGVMHYSVANMPGAVPRTSTMALSNATLPYILKLAEKGVAALQEDEGFLAGLNTCKGHVTYKGVSAALQLPYVDPQELL